One genomic region from Jiangella sp. DSM 45060 encodes:
- a CDS encoding carboxylesterase yields MLSEGEAVDSIEPYRHDGGPVGVLLCHGFTGSPASLRPWAEQLAGLGYSVELPRLPGHGTTWQDLNVTGWPDWYRRVERSLLDLAERCEQVVVAGLSMGGCLALRLAQEHGPLVQGLVLVNPVVTSADKRLLALPLLRLMRPSVAGLSGDIAMPGQDERAYDRTPLQALWSQTKLWQLVRRDLAMITQPLLLYRSADDHVVDATSAPVILSGVSSTDVAEVVLRRSYHVATLDYDAPEIFSGAAAFVERVTSKRNRGLPR; encoded by the coding sequence ATGCTCTCTGAGGGCGAGGCGGTCGACTCGATCGAGCCGTACCGGCACGACGGCGGCCCCGTCGGCGTGCTGCTCTGCCACGGCTTCACCGGCTCGCCGGCCTCCCTGCGCCCCTGGGCCGAGCAGCTGGCCGGGCTCGGCTACAGCGTCGAGCTGCCGCGGCTGCCCGGCCACGGCACCACCTGGCAGGACCTCAACGTCACCGGCTGGCCCGACTGGTACCGCCGGGTCGAGCGGTCGCTGCTCGACCTCGCCGAGCGGTGCGAGCAGGTCGTCGTCGCCGGCCTGTCGATGGGCGGCTGCCTGGCGCTGCGGCTGGCCCAGGAGCACGGCCCGCTGGTGCAGGGGCTCGTCCTGGTCAACCCGGTCGTCACCAGCGCCGACAAGCGGCTGCTGGCGCTGCCGCTGCTGCGGCTGATGCGCCCGTCCGTGGCGGGGTTGTCCGGCGACATCGCGATGCCCGGGCAGGACGAGCGGGCCTACGACCGCACCCCGCTGCAGGCGCTGTGGTCGCAGACGAAGCTGTGGCAGCTGGTCCGCCGCGACCTCGCCATGATCACCCAGCCGCTGCTGCTCTACCGCAGCGCCGACGACCACGTCGTCGACGCCACCAGCGCGCCGGTCATCCTCTCCGGCGTCTCGTCCACCGATGTCGCCGAGGTCGTCCTGCGCCGCAGCTACCACGTCGCCACCCTCGATTACGACGCGCCGGAAATCTTCTCCGGCGCCGCGGCGTTCGTCGAACGAGTGACATCGAAGAGGAACCGGGGCCTGCCGCGATGA